The stretch of DNA GCCTTGAGCGTGGCTTTCAATAATGAAATCCACCAGCGATCCGACAGCGGATTGCCCGGCTTCGTTCAGCCACATATTCGGGATCATCGCTTCGGAATACGGACCCCAAACGCCTTTGACGAAACGCGGTTCACGCGAGATCGCCATATGGCAACTTGATGTGCCTCCAATGAGCGCAACACTGTGGTTTAGCGCTTCATCGTGCAATTTATCGCCGGAGGCAGCGCCCAACAAACCAATGCCGCCCGCATGCGCGTCAATCGCGGAAACGCCCACGGGAATGCCCGGCTTCAACCCCAGTTCGGCAGCAGCCTCCAGGGTAAGACCCTGGCCGACGATTCCGCCGAGCGGTTTGATCTCTTGCCCGATCCGGCGATAATTTTCGGAAACGAGTTCTTCCAAACCGATAGCTTTGAAATAGGAGTCATCCCAGCGTTTTTCGTGCGCGAGATACGTCCATTTGCAAACGGTCGAACAGCAGGAACGAGAGTCGGTGCTTGTCGCTCGCCATGTCAGGAAATCGGGAAGATCGAAAAAGTAACCTGCTTTTTCGAAAGTCTCGGGTAAATGACGTTTGAGCCACAGAAGCTTCGGCGTCTCCATTTCCGGAGAAATCGTGCCGCCGACATAGCGCAGAACGTCATAATGCCCGCGATTGATTTCCTCCGCTTCCGCCAAAGCGCGGTGATCGGCCCACAGAATGATATTCTGCTCCGGCGCGCCATGCGGATCGATCGATAAGCTGTTCCCGCTGGAATCCAGAACGACGAGAGAGCACGTGGCGTCGAATCCAATTCCTCGAATGGTAACGGGTTCGCGCAGTTTGGACATCGCGCCTCGAACGCTATGGCAGACCGCATGCCAGATACCGTCCGACGATTGTTGAGCGAAATCCGGGGCAGGGTGCCACGTACGGATAGGCGTTACGCTTGCAGCAAGTTTCGTACCGTCGAGAGAGAAGATTCCAGCACGGGCGCTTCCCGTCCCGACATCCACTCCAATTACTGCGTCCATAACAAAAACACCCACATATTAACATCAGTTCATGTGATGATAATCTGTGAACAAGTGCAATTCACCATCGCGTGTAACGAAAACGCTTTACGTCAAAGGGTTTTGCGGCACAGAGAATTTCACCGTTGGATGAATTTCAAAAATTCGTTTTCAACTAAAAAAGAACCTTATGTTCGTTTCCGAAAAATCAGGGCCATAGCACATCGGGAAGCTCTTTTGCAGAGTTCACCTATCTGGCCTTAAGGCCAGATAGGTGGCCACGGACCGGGCGATATGTCTCCACAATGATGGTGTCCAGCCACACAGGGGAGATAACCGGCCGTGACCAGACCCAACCCTACACCGACAACAGCTGTTCTCGTCGCTATCGATGTTGCCAAATCACGCAATGAAGTCTTGATTGAGGTGCCCGGTAATCGACGGCGTCGACGCCTGACTGTGGCCAACACGCGCACAGAACATGACCGTTTCATTGCAGAACTGCAGGCCCTGGCACCGCGGCCGGTCATTGTTGGCTTCGAACCGACCGGACATTATCATCGTCCGCTGGCCTGGCGCCTCGTGCAGGCCGGGTTTGATGCACGCCTGATTTCTTCGGTCGCTCTGGCCCGCACGCGAGAGGCGCTGCACAACGGCTGGGACAAGAATGACCCCAAGGATGCACAGGTCATCCTGCACATGCTCCAGATTGGCGCAGCCAAACCATATCATGATCCTCTTGCCAACGAGATCAACAACATTCAGGAATTGTCCGTTACCCATGAAGTGATTTCCCGTGCCAAAACCGAGGTCCAGCACCGGATCCTTACCCACTATCTGCCTCTCTATTTTCCGGAAATTGAGCGCTTCAAGGGCAACACGCGCAGCGACTGGTTCTTTGCCCTCCTTGAGCAATTTCCTGTTCCAGCTGCTATTACCGCGCTCAGCAAGGAGGCGTTTGTTGCTGCCGCCTGGAGTGTTGTTGGGCGCAAGGTCAGTAAATCTCGTCTTCTGGGTGATATCTGGGAAACAGCTCATAGATCGATTGCGCTGCCTGTTTCTCCGGATGCCCCAGCGATCGAGATGTTCCGGGTCGTCCTAGGCGAGGCGCGAAGGCTGATCGCGCAACGTGATGCGATCGAGGAAGCTGCGATTGACCTACTCGGCGATCACAGCGACTTTCAACGCTTGCAGCAGGTGCCGGGGATCGGGCCAATCCATGCCCTGACGATTCTTGCCGAGGCAGGCGACCTGCGGCGATTTCGTCATCACCGGCAATTTCTGAAATTCTGTGGTCTTGACCTGTCAACCTATCAGTCAGGCCAATATCGCGGCAAAACCAAGCTGTCCAAACGCGGCAACGCGCGTCTGCGACGGACACTGTGGATGGCGGCACAGGTCGCCATTCGCCAGCGTGAGAACAGCTTCCGTGACAAGTTCGACCGCTATGTGGCCAGGGACCGGCATGATCCGGACCTGCGCCGCAAGGCGTTCACAGCCATCACCGCAAAGATGGGGCGCGTTGTGCACGCGATCATCAAACGCGGTGACGATTACCGGCCTTTCGTCGAAGGGCCGGTGCCAGGTGGAGGAACCCCTCTCTATTGGTGCCATGAGGGCGCATCTGCGACCCTGTAGATAATGTTAGGGTCTTCCACCTGGGTTTTCGCATCCCATCTTCAGGACGGTTAGGGCCACGGCACCAACATGCCGCACTGGACCCTGTGTTTGCTATGGCCGGGAGCGCCCTTATTTTGCGGTGGAGACCGCCTGGTTTTTGCTTGCAGTATTTTTCAACGACAGTGCAAACTGCCGATGGAGACGTGTTGCCAAATCGACCGGATGCTTCCCGATATAGGACGTTGTCGATAAGGAGCCATCTCATATCGAAACGATCGTCGTTTTCGCAAAACAACATATTAGAGTGCTTCTGTTTCGCATGCGTTCGCATTGAACTTGAAACAAAAATCTCGCTAGATTTGTTTATTAAATCATTTTTTGTGTTATTTAGAAAACTTAGTTTTAAATAACGCTCCTCCGTTATAATTTTATTGCTCAACGGGAGTTGATTTGCCAAGGCTTCATCGCTAGAGAAGTCATCCCTCAGTCTCGGCTGCGGGCGGTTTTCAAGTATGGATATTGTGAGATCTCATGGCCCTGCATTCCGTTGTCGCATCTGTGACAGAGCGTATTATTCAGCGTTCTCAGGTTTCGCGGCGGCGCTATCTCGCTCTTATGGAGCGCAACCGTAAGCTTGGAATCGCCCGGCCACGTCTTGCCTGCGGCAATCTGGCTCATGCTTTGGCGGCCTCTGGAGAAGACAAACCTTCTCTCATGCGTGGCGGCGGCGTTAATCTGGGTGTCATCACCAGCTATAACGATATGCTCTCCGCCCACCAGCCTTATGGTCGCTACCCAGACCAGATGAAGCTGTTCGCGAGAGAGATCGGCGCGACGATGCAAGTGGCGGGCGGCACACCTGCAATGTGCGACGGCGTGACGCAAGGACAGGAAGGTATGGAGCTTTCCCTGTTCTCCCGCGACGCTATTGCGATGTCCACGGCGGTAGGATTGAGCGACGGCATGTTCGAAGGCGTGGCGCTGCTCGGCATTTGCGACAAGATCGTCCCGGGCCTGCTGATGGGCGCGCTGCGTTTCGGCCATTTGCCGACCATGCTGATCCCGGCGGGGCCAATGGTATCGGGCTTGCCGAACAAGGAAAAACAACGTGTGCGCCAGCTCCATGCCGAAGGAAAGCTGGGCCAGAACGCATTGATGGAAGCCGAGGCCGCCTCTTATCACAGCGCAGGCACCTGCACCTTCTACGGCACGGCCAACACCAATCAGATGATGGTGGAGATCATGGGCCTGATGATGCCGGATTCCGCCTTCAGCAACCCCAACACGCGCCTGCGCCAAGCCTTGACG from Kozakia baliensis encodes:
- a CDS encoding FGGY-family carbohydrate kinase, encoding MDAVIGVDVGTGSARAGIFSLDGTKLAASVTPIRTWHPAPDFAQQSSDGIWHAVCHSVRGAMSKLREPVTIRGIGFDATCSLVVLDSSGNSLSIDPHGAPEQNIILWADHRALAEAEEINRGHYDVLRYVGGTISPEMETPKLLWLKRHLPETFEKAGYFFDLPDFLTWRATSTDSRSCCSTVCKWTYLAHEKRWDDSYFKAIGLEELVSENYRRIGQEIKPLGGIVGQGLTLEAAAELGLKPGIPVGVSAIDAHAGGIGLLGAASGDKLHDEALNHSVALIGGTSSCHMAISREPRFVKGVWGPYSEAMIPNMWLNEAGQSAVGSLVDFIIESHAQGPSLAQQAKEEDTTVYDLLNARIKESEQEHAPGATTADLHVFPDFHGNRSPYADPLSRGMISGLTLSATKDDLAQLYLATIQGIAYGTRDIIDALNAQGYHIDTILATGGGTKNPIFLREHANATGCRILLPQEPDAVLLGAAILGAVAAQAYPDLRSAMARMSKAGSEIRPDPQTRSFHDAKMDVFRAMHDDQLRYRRHMYDAIHKEALVPASS
- a CDS encoding IS110 family RNA-guided transposase, which translates into the protein MTRPNPTPTTAVLVAIDVAKSRNEVLIEVPGNRRRRRLTVANTRTEHDRFIAELQALAPRPVIVGFEPTGHYHRPLAWRLVQAGFDARLISSVALARTREALHNGWDKNDPKDAQVILHMLQIGAAKPYHDPLANEINNIQELSVTHEVISRAKTEVQHRILTHYLPLYFPEIERFKGNTRSDWFFALLEQFPVPAAITALSKEAFVAAAWSVVGRKVSKSRLLGDIWETAHRSIALPVSPDAPAIEMFRVVLGEARRLIAQRDAIEEAAIDLLGDHSDFQRLQQVPGIGPIHALTILAEAGDLRRFRHHRQFLKFCGLDLSTYQSGQYRGKTKLSKRGNARLRRTLWMAAQVAIRQRENSFRDKFDRYVARDRHDPDLRRKAFTAITAKMGRVVHAIIKRGDDYRPFVEGPVPGGGTPLYWCHEGASATL